One window of the Elusimicrobium sp. An273 genome contains the following:
- a CDS encoding PTS sugar transporter subunit IIA yields the protein MSTNEQSKISLGSLITPARVLLAEDYPSKKELISALVQVVCRDYKQLDPADVAAQVLKREEGISTTLDTGLSIPHARLEELTDFAAAVAVLRKPLRETSGNELPIRVMFLFLSPAKPAFFQKHLQILSALAEKFKPEFIEELASLSNAEEVALRLAR from the coding sequence ATGTCAACAAACGAACAAAGTAAAATAAGCTTGGGCAGTTTGATTACCCCCGCCCGCGTGTTGTTGGCGGAGGATTACCCAAGCAAAAAAGAACTGATTTCGGCGCTTGTACAGGTCGTTTGCCGGGATTATAAGCAGTTGGATCCGGCGGATGTGGCGGCCCAGGTACTCAAACGGGAAGAAGGAATCAGCACCACGCTGGATACCGGTCTTTCCATTCCGCATGCGCGGCTGGAAGAACTAACGGATTTTGCCGCGGCGGTAGCCGTCCTGCGCAAGCCCTTGCGCGAAACTTCCGGCAACGAACTGCCCATTCGGGTGATGTTTTTATTTCTGTCTCCGGCCAAACCGGCTTTTTTCCAAAAGCATTTGCAAATTCTTTCCGCCCTGGCCGAAAAATTTAAACCGGAATTTATTGAAGAACTGGCTTCGCTTTCCAACGCAGAAGAAGTGGCCCTGCGCTTGGCGCGGTAG
- a CDS encoding TM0106 family RecB-like putative nuclease — protein sequence MTDNELQDLFQFLSAGRTPGKQDFNASKMFSLLEDPFSIWCSFHAPKEEAVPEPNRYESLKIRTDRNARDQWIKAEFPGVVFVSGEDETARFKNTLSAMARGESAIANALLWNLPENTYGSLNLLVRSDAAPSLFGPYHYHIFQFKRAHDLKEHYALQVSLLNHMLGKTQRYTPAQMRVFLKDRTLDVTYQDHQERLERELAFWRSIRDGLAKPEAHKPPKAASAPWRVYANKVVAQSKDLLMLPGLNTEMRQCLKINGIFNTDDVARAGLEKLRGILEEPHATDSYYNALAYLHHKPVLREEGHFPPPAKKYNLYFDFEATETFTKDNVSFVYLIGIWDKEADKYVSFVAKTPEEEIKIFEQFYDYVRDFSDTALYHWTEYEVKKMKNLAAKNPQDAEKLKALCNICFDLKVAVNKQFYLPAPSFSLKAAAPAFGFNWRQDDCGAMDSMVYFTNWLKTGNDELLKKVLMYNEDDCKAMLDLENKLKAADVLHFKK from the coding sequence ATGACAGACAACGAACTACAGGATTTATTCCAATTTCTTTCCGCAGGGCGTACCCCCGGCAAACAAGATTTTAACGCCTCTAAAATGTTCTCCCTGCTGGAAGACCCGTTTAGCATTTGGTGTTCCTTTCACGCCCCAAAAGAAGAGGCCGTGCCCGAACCCAACCGCTATGAAAGCTTAAAAATCCGCACCGACCGCAACGCCCGCGACCAGTGGATTAAAGCGGAGTTCCCGGGCGTGGTGTTTGTGTCGGGCGAAGATGAAACCGCCCGCTTTAAAAACACGTTGTCTGCCATGGCCCGCGGCGAAAGCGCCATCGCAAACGCCCTGCTGTGGAACCTGCCGGAAAACACCTACGGCAGCCTGAACCTGCTCGTCCGTTCCGACGCAGCCCCCAGCCTGTTCGGGCCGTACCATTATCATATTTTCCAATTTAAACGCGCACACGACTTAAAAGAGCATTATGCCCTGCAAGTCAGCCTGCTGAACCATATGTTGGGCAAAACCCAGCGCTATACCCCGGCCCAGATGCGCGTATTTCTAAAAGACCGCACGCTGGACGTAACGTACCAAGACCATCAGGAACGCTTGGAACGGGAGCTGGCTTTTTGGCGCAGCATCCGCGACGGTTTGGCCAAGCCCGAAGCGCACAAGCCGCCCAAGGCCGCCAGCGCCCCGTGGCGCGTATACGCCAATAAAGTGGTGGCGCAAAGCAAGGATTTGCTGATGCTGCCCGGCTTAAACACCGAAATGCGCCAATGCCTGAAAATAAACGGCATCTTTAATACCGACGACGTGGCCCGCGCCGGCCTGGAAAAACTGCGCGGCATTTTGGAAGAACCCCACGCCACCGATTCCTATTACAACGCGCTGGCCTACCTGCACCACAAACCCGTTTTACGCGAGGAAGGGCACTTCCCGCCGCCGGCCAAAAAATACAATTTGTATTTTGACTTTGAAGCCACCGAAACGTTTACCAAAGACAATGTTTCGTTCGTTTACCTCATTGGTATTTGGGACAAAGAGGCGGACAAATATGTCAGCTTTGTGGCCAAAACCCCGGAAGAAGAAATTAAAATTTTTGAACAATTTTACGATTACGTCCGCGATTTTTCCGACACCGCCCTGTACCACTGGACGGAATACGAAGTAAAAAAGATGAAAAATCTGGCGGCCAAAAACCCGCAGGACGCCGAGAAACTAAAAGCGCTGTGCAATATCTGCTTTGATTTAAAGGTGGCGGTAAACAAACAGTTTTACCTGCCGGCGCCCAGTTTTTCGCTCAAAGCCGCCGCCCCCGCCTTTGGTTTTAACTGGCGGCAGGACGACTGCGGCGCCATGGACAGCATGGTCTATTTTACCAACTGGCTGAAAACCGGCAACGACGAACTGCTTAAAAAAGTGCTGATGTATAACGAGGACGACTGCAAAGCCATGCTGGATTTGGAAAACAAATTAAAAGCGGCAGACGTGCTTCATTTTAAAAAATGA
- a CDS encoding inositol monophosphatase family protein → MKKEFSVLKQCLQAAARAVRSRFGKVGYELKGKANLVTTADVASQKTILSILRKNFPDHDYLAEENGVKNTGSDYVWVIDPIDGTTNFAHTFPQCGVSIALFYKNEPVLGGVTNPATGEMFLAQKGKGATLNGKRIHVSKTPRLDQSLLVTGFPYNRFTRMPQLLRRFEKFLNSCHDVRRLGSAALDLCWLAAGRTDGYWEDNLNPWDVAAGVLILQEAGGKVTDFNGRKYKKIPDYGPTLLASNGKIHAQMLQIIRQTDMASLS, encoded by the coding sequence ATGAAAAAAGAATTTTCCGTTTTAAAACAATGCCTGCAAGCGGCGGCCCGCGCGGTGCGCAGCCGGTTTGGAAAAGTAGGCTACGAACTAAAAGGCAAAGCCAACTTGGTGACCACGGCCGACGTGGCCAGCCAAAAAACAATTCTTTCCATCCTGCGCAAGAATTTTCCCGACCACGACTACCTGGCCGAAGAAAACGGCGTTAAAAACACCGGGTCGGATTACGTATGGGTCATTGACCCCATCGACGGCACCACCAATTTTGCACACACTTTTCCCCAGTGCGGGGTGTCCATTGCCCTGTTTTATAAAAATGAACCCGTATTGGGCGGCGTTACCAACCCGGCCACCGGGGAAATGTTTTTGGCTCAAAAAGGAAAAGGCGCCACGTTAAACGGTAAAAGAATTCACGTTTCCAAAACGCCTCGGCTGGATCAATCGCTGCTGGTTACCGGATTTCCCTACAACCGCTTTACGCGTATGCCGCAGCTATTGCGGCGGTTTGAAAAATTTCTAAATTCCTGCCACGATGTGCGCCGTTTGGGATCGGCCGCGCTGGACTTGTGCTGGCTGGCCGCCGGCAGAACCGACGGATACTGGGAAGACAACCTCAACCCCTGGGACGTGGCCGCCGGCGTGCTGATTTTGCAGGAAGCGGGCGGAAAAGTAACGGATTTTAACGGACGGAAATATAAAAAAATCCCCGATTACGGCCCCACCCTGCTGGCCAGCAACGGCAAAATACACGCTCAAATGCTCCAAATTATCCGCCAAACGGATATGGCTTCCCTCTCCTAA